Proteins co-encoded in one Setaria viridis chromosome 9, Setaria_viridis_v4.0, whole genome shotgun sequence genomic window:
- the LOC117838529 gene encoding protein SWOLLEN 1 isoform X2, with protein MDHDDTDFQSQNFQLAGEDNNRFPSGLRPFALPKLDIEDQLQGHLRFDNLIDSEVFFSVQGHESNWIEVLSTGSTVVDFSSSAAESCSISKTNNVWSEATSTESVEMLLKSVGENETTGNMDSNAHLQLSGMDSQTDPSNVHPKSMNSPTDSTVVPAKKDQSQSTDSRMTDDPDRSQSIHSRMAADPSNTEPQIEHFAPFLMNKETEQAAGSVAEKCIASEKLSSSNNTSGSCPGVGNYFEAVHHDHSLDKLSVPSAEVDSRNLNNEPFTELAPLQNIYVNDSYHFEQDDKESEVDVTQDSKICHINESKVEGGLPELQSLSCAGQSLGAVNLSSQVSSETLLSESSDGLLEAITNPVKLHRSDTTCNRVDNTLQPSFSPVQHGTEGLNTSIDRSNELNANEFGIGSNSALSHLSEADSRNSNPHLVSSLSPKSKVADTTGVPEETKNAGASSTNISCTGDESKLGVLEHHQDSVDNLKSGAMEEKTNGEEIPAVSGTIEQTVENDHEENATGATGTSKDKVNSSDSIAPENFPADTFNASEDPNIPSINHETFKERDTPALVEEPENMHLDLSTSGPQEKMSAPAISSSSGITSTTVTDTFGTSEDKNGCSLDVSVDDSSALPDEKDLKVSTMNHEGPFKEGAKSALEDEDHNVTPGSEPGGMSAVPEDSNIDVYSSTVSATEKEEYKKASSLGGLTTEETQDKSGNHPDASSQKCQTDRSSIQCEHHIDQATPPSLGISTGKVVEKIVETPLNTSDDLNAHVQDTVLNHGTDHSPGTVPSQGKVGSSILEPGNGTEICTGTTCGSPSGAEPSLQGGGQGSNALLPNTLDGQSGDPKDCEASADAAQSSKQCSTRNVGCAPDSQETNPAGGDRSFSFEVGAPPNVSEKAHSPVWSPFPRYKASQSTEITSENLQPGSPGSSLKITTENPQPGSSLKSKKTSIVKSGKEQLSERKVAESAGGPSDNSNIGSSTKNKSSPPAQSQHHPTPECSVSYADLVNLPFTDPQHLQLRAQIFVYGALIQGTPPGEAYMMAAFGEPGGGKPTWEAAWRAAVVRFQYQKSISTGLETPTSSRIGNSVPEKGNKGTAVRTAPASKKGGKTVVPAHSSVTLQSPTFNVPLGSSTFNLQRGTHLDFSQAVSPFTYNSHMRQPSPGVAPWYPQSPGPRPAPWLIPSQNLIFDSSVQPTVPTNETAKGASSKNISISHAVSPGLVVPSPAPSIVSSPTAVLNDEKQKAPASSSKHETASRKPRKRKKASASLEQQPVIASPQLKTDMMLTPETKHTEGFTLSTHPPSNALGSRVVPNTSQIPSVANYQITGGMDSEQRIIFSEQICGTIEQSTGQAKGASMHSMEAVRHKEGIWSHLSTISISNLPREVEEKLTSAAAAAEAAVSVAKAAAEAAKMASEAALQAKMMAEEALNSSSSLKSVHHEASEFYVSSNPPSLSSSTPASSLKLKNTHAPGSIISVAREAARKRVEEASAAAKRAENLDAILKAAELTAEAVFRAGTIIGMGEPLPFTLRELLEAGPDGYWKSERVRNKTGSSNVNPVTETLEVYAPANLSKPGRKRGRKPKYDQAQLNLEPSSSGKELQLEEIHSGHGVEDVPTAVPLDGNRNDTAPISIIWNGIEKGSAVEVLSDKGGFGVAWFSAKVVDINENNAFVSYDNHNGTGPREEWVPLRQDGDKPPQIRLAHPSTFSKFKTRKRRRETAGSCLWVIGDHVDAWVKDSWREGVIAQNYEANETKYVVHFSVGGGGESLVVDGWSLRPSRVWKDGQWTEWSRARERKSKSNKGDSPLEKRQRTDLLQAGGDLSIVGEAGGPSKDKNTNAKKPEELKPLPLSQRDMVFNIGKSVAENKSDALAFKRPGLQKEGSKVVYGVPKHGKKKKFMEVSKHYDAGQSDKISEGNASSRLAKHSMPQLPRPRENTSKVDHNRGRRVGEMRSRLPKPTKSQNVAANSVPDKGSLPISVPNPGVSERTSTFAGSTTSTSNTEKPTIEKNNSVLGTGLRTEVPSVSEMQAASNVPTSKQNVPVNNRAKRKYVPTVGNVNRGVPRTSERTSSDSGEPQRTSSDSAEPRRSNRRIQPTSRLLEGLQSSLIISKVPSEKAPRSNYRSASSRGRGHG; from the exons ATGGATCATGACGATACTGATTTTCAGAGTCAAAATTTTCAACTAGCTGGCGAAGACAATAACAGGTTCCCTTCAGGTTTGCGACCATTTGCTCTGCCAAAACTTGATATTGAGGATCAACTACAAGGTCATCTTCGATTTGATAATTTGATAGATTCAGAAGTGTTTTTCAGCGTGCAAGGGCACGAGAGTAATTGGATTGAGGTTTTGTCCACTGGAAGCACTGTTGTTGATTTTAGTTCTAGTGCTGCGGAATCTTGCTCCATATCGAAAACTAATAATGTCTGGTCAGAGGCAACATCCACTGAATCTGTGGAAATGTTATTGAAATCAGTAGGAGAAAATGAGACAACTGGTAATATGGACAGTAATGCACACCTTCAGTTAAGTGGTATGGACAGTCAGACTGATCCATCGAACGTGCATCCTAAATCCATGAACTCTCCGACAGATAGTACTGTAGTGCCAGCTAAGAAAGATCAGTCTCAGAGCACCGATTCTAGAATGACTGATGATCCTGATCGTTCTCAGAGCATTCATTCTAGAATGGCCGCTGACCCTTCAAACACTGAGCCTCAGATTGAGCATTTTGCTCCTTTCTTGATGAACAAGGAAACTGAGCAGGCAGCAGGTTCTGTTGCTGAGAAGTGCATTGCAAGTGAGAAGTTGTCCTCTTCAAACAACACATCAGGAAGCTGTCCAGGTGTTGGCAACTATTTTGAAGCAGTTCATCATGACCATTCTCTGGACAAACTCAGTGTACCCTCTGCCGAAGTAGATTCTAGAAACTTGAATAATGAACCTTTCACAGAGTTGGCTCCCCTTCAGAACATATATGTCAATGACTCATATCACTTTGAACAAGATGATAAAGAATCAGAGGTTGATGTTACTCAGGATTCAAAGATTTGTCATATTAATGAAAGTAAAGTTGAAGGAGGACTACCTGAACTGCAAAGTTTGTCATGCGCTGGTCAGTCTTTGGGGGCTGTGAACTTGTCCAGTCAAGTTAGCAGTGAAACTCTATTGTCAGAAAGTTCTGATGGATTGCTAGAGGCCATTACAAATCCAGTTAAGCTGCACAGGAGTGATACTACTTGCAATAGAGTCGACAACACCCTTCAACCATCTTTTTCCCCAGTGCAACATGGAACTGAAGGTCTGAATACTTCAATTGACAGGAGCAATGAACTCAACGCCAACGAGTTTGGCATTGGTTCAAATTCTGCTCTATCTCACCTATCTGAGGCAGACTCACGGAATTCTAATCCTCATCTTGTCAGTTCTCTGTCTCCCAAAAGTAAGGTCGCTGATACCACTGGTGTTCCTGAAGAAACAAAGAATGCTGGAGCCAGTAGTACGAACATCAGCTGTACTGGTGATGAATCAAAACTTGGAGTGTTGGAGCACCATCAAGATTCTGTTGATAACCTAAAAAGTGGTGCCATGGAAGAAAAGACAAATGGGGAGGAAATACCTGCAGTTTCAGGAACTATTGAGCAAACGGTGGAAAATGACCATGAAGAAAATGCTACCGGTGCTACAGGTACATCAAAGGATAAGGTTAACTCTTCTGACAGTATTGCACCTGAAAACTTTCCAGCTGACACTTTCAATGCTTCAGAGGATCCAAACATTCCCTCGATAAATCATGAGACATTCAAGGAACGTGACACTCCTGCTTTAGTAGAGGAGCCTGAAAACATGCATTTGGACCTCTCTACTTCTGGGCCTCAAGAGAAAATGTCAGCTCCAGCGATCAGTTCAAGCAGTGGTATCACTTCTACCACTGTTACCGACACTTTCGGTACATCAGAGGATAAAAATGGCTGTTCACTAGATGTTTCTGTTGATGATTCTTCTGCTTTACCAGATGAGAAGGACTTGAAAGTGTCCACTATGAATCATGAGGGCCCATTCAAAGAAGGTGCTAAATCTGCTTTAGAAGATGAAGACCACAATGTTACTCCTGGCTCTGAACCAGGTGGGATGTCAGCTGTGCCTGAGGACTCAAACATTGACGTTTATAGTAGTACTGTTTCTGCTACAGAAAAGGAGGAATACAAGAAGGCTAGTTCTTTGGGTGGTTTGACCACAGAAGAAACTCAGGATAAATCAG GTAACCATCCAGATGCTTCTTCACAGAAATGCCAGACTGATAGATCTTCGATACAATGTGAACATCACATAGATCAAGCTACACCACCCTCATTAGGCATCTCAACTGGCAAAGTTGTTGAAAAGATTGTAGAAACTCCACTAAATACAAGCGACGATTTGAATGCACATGTGCAAG atACAGTGTTAAATCATGGTACAGATCATAGTCCTGGTACTGTTCCATCCCAAGGCAAGGTAGGCTCAAGCATACTCGAACCTGGCAATGGTACTGAAATCTGCACCGGTACTACATGTGGCTCCCCTTCAGGCGCTGAACCCTCTCTACAAGGTGGTGGACAGGGCAGCAATGCATTACTTCCTAATACACTTGATGGACAATCTGGGGATCCAAAAGATTGTGAAGCCTCAGCTGATGCTGCTCAAAGCTCAAAACAATGTTCTACCAGAAATGTAGGATGTGCTCCTGATTCTCAGGAGACTAATCCAGCAGGAGGCGACAGAAGCTTCTCATTtgaggtgggagctccaccaaaTGTATCTGAGAAAGCTCATAGCCCTGTTTGGAGCCCTTTTCCTAGATACAAAGCTTCTCAGAGTACCgag ATAACCAGTGAAAATCTTCAACCTGGAAGTCCTGGAAGCTCATTGAAGATAACCACAGAAAATCCTCAACCTGGAAGTTCATTGAAGAGTAAGAAAACATCTATTGTAAAGTCTGGTAAAGAACAGCTGTCAGAAAGGAAAGTGGCTGAAAGTGCTGGGGGGCCCTCAGACAACTCTAATATTGGCAGTAGCACTAAGAATAAAAGTTCCCCACCAGCACAGTCACAACATCATCCAACCCCCGAGTGCTCTG TTTCCTATGCAGATTTGGTGAACCTTCCATTCACAGACCCACAGCATTTGCAGCTACGTGCACAGATATTTGTTTATGGAGCTCTTAT TCAAGGAACACCACCAGGAGAGGCTTACATGATGGCAGCTTTCGGAGAACCTG GTGGTGGTAAACCTACATGGGAGGCAGCTTGGCGAGCTGCTGTTGTAAGATTTCAGTACCAAAAATCAATTTCTACTGGTTTAGAGACCCCCACAAGTTCACGTATAGGCAA TTCTGTGCCTGAAAAAGGTAATAAGGGTACGGCAGTTAGAACTGCGCCAGCTAGCAAAAAAGGTGGCAAAACTGTGGTGCCAGCACATTCTTCTGTAACCCTGCAGTCTCCAACTTTTAATGTGCCTCTTGGTAGTTCTACGTTTAACCTGCAGCGAGGTACTCATCTGGATTTTAGCCAGGCAGTATCACCATTTACATATAATTCACACATGAGGCAGCCGTCTCCTGGTGTTGCTCCCTGGTATCCTCAGAGCCCTGGTCCACGTCCTGCTCCCTGGCTGATTCCATCACAGAACTTAATATTCGATTCATCGGTGCAACCGACTGTTCCTACCAATGAAACTGCAAAGGGGGCGTCATCCAAAAATATATCCATTTCACACGCTGTTTCGCCTGGTTTAGTTGTTCCTAGTCCAGCACCTTCTATTGTTTCTTCTCCAACAGCTGTTTTGAATGATGAAAAACAGAAGGCGCCAGCTTCTAGCTCTAAGCATGAAACTGCATCACGAAagccaagaaaaagaaagaaagcttcAGCAAGTCTAGAACAGCAGCCCGTCATTGCTTCCCCTCAGCTCAAAACAGACATGATGTTAACTCCTGAAACCAAGCACACAGAAGGATTCACCTTATCTACTCATCCTCCAAGTAATGCTTTGGGTAGTAGGGTTGTTCCTAACACAAGCCAGATCCCCTCTGTAGCTAACTACCAGATAACGGGTGGTATGGATAGTGAACAAAGAATTATCTTTTCAGAACAGATCTGCGGTACAATAGAACAATCAACTGGACAAGCCAAAGGTGCAAGTATGCACTCAATGGAGGCAGTTAGGCACAAAGAAGGCATATGGAGCCATCTATCCACAATCTCAATAAGCAATTTACCTCGAGAAGTTGAAGAGAAGCTTAcctcagctgctgctgctgctgaagcGGCAGTATCTGTTGCAAAGGCAGCTGCAGAAGCTGCCAAGATGGCATCAGAGGCTGCATTACAGGCTAAAATGATGGCAGAGGAAGCACTTAACTCTTCTTCATCTCTAAAGTCTGTGCATCATGAAGCTAGCGAATTTTATGTCAGTAGCAATCCACCTAGCTTGTCAAGTTCAACACCAGCATCATCTCTAAAACTAAAGAACACCCATGCTCCAGGTTCCATCATTTCAGTGGCACGGGAAGCTGCTAGAAAGAGGGTTGAAGAGGCATCAGCAGCGGCAAAACGAGCAGAAAACTTGGATGCCATACTGAAAGCAGCAGAGCTTACTGCGGAGGCTGTGTTCAGAGCCGGTACTATTATTGGAATGGGTGAACCACTACCTTTTACTCTAAGGGAGCTCTTGGAAGCTGGCCCGGATGGCTACTGGAAGTCCGAGAGAGTGAGGAATAAAACTGGAAGCAGTAATGTTAATCCAGTAACAGAAACCTTGGAGGTATATGCACCTGCTAATTTAAGTAAACCTGGCAGAAAGCGTGGTCGGAAACCTAAATATGATCAAGCACAACTGAATTTGGAGCCATCTTCAAGTGGCAAAGAATTGCAGCTGGAAGAAATACACTCAG GACATGGGGTTGAAGATGTTCCCACCGCTGTGCCACTGGATGGTAACCGAAATGATACAGCACCAATTAGCATTATCTGGAATGGCATTGAAAAAGGATCTGCTGTTGAG GTTTTATCTGACAAGGGTGGGTTTGGAGTAGCTTGGTTTTCTGCCAAGGTTGTTGATATAAATGAAAATAATGCGTTTGTCAGCTATGACAACCACAATG GAACTGGTCCACGCGAAGAATGGGTGCCATTGAGACAAGATGGTGATAAGCCGCCTCAAATACGTCTTGCTCATCCGTCTACCTTCTCTAAATTCAAAACCAGGAAAAGGCGCAGGGAAACAGCAGGAAGTTGTTTATGGGTTATTGGAGATCATGTAGATGCTTGGGTCAAAGATAG TTGGCGAGAGGGAGTTATTGCTCAGAATTATGAGGCAAATGAGACAAAGTATGTTGTACATTTTTCAG ttggaggtggtggcgagTCGTTAGTTGTCGATGGTTGGAGTCTTCGTCCATCACGTGTTTGGAAAGATGGTCAATGGACAGAGTGGTCCCGAGCAAGAGAAAGGAAATCTAAATCCAATAAG GGTGATTCGCCTCTTGAGAAACGCCAAAGGACAGACCTGCTTCAAGCAGGCGGTGATCTATCTATTGTTGGCGAAGCAGGGGGTCCTTCGAAGGACAAGAATACCAATGCAAAAAAGCCGGAGGAGCTAAAGCCATTGCCTTTGTCTCAGAGGGACATGGTTTTCAACATTGGGAAGAGTGTAGCTGAGAATAAATCTGATGCTCTTGCATTCAAACGGCCTGGATTACAGAAAGAAGGATCGAAGGTCGTCTATGGTGTTCCAAAGCatggaaagaagaagaagtttatGGAAGTAAGCAAACATTATGATGCAGGCCAATCTGACAAGATTTCCGAGGGCAATGCATCTAGCAGGCTTGCGAAACATTCTATGCCACAATTGCCAAGACCGCGTGAAAATACTTCTAAAGTTGATCATAATAGAGGAAGGAGGGTAGGTGAGATGAGGTCTAGATTACCTAAACCTACAAAGTCTCAGAATGTTGCAGCTAACAGCGTTCCTGACAAGGGTTCCTTGCCCATATCTGTTCCAAATCCTGGTGTTTCTGAAAGGACTTCTACTTTTGCGGGAAGTACAACAAGCACTTCCAACACTGAGAAGCCCactatagaaaaaaataattctgTGCTGGGCACGGGCCTTAGAACTGAAGTTCCTTCTGTTTCTGAGATGCAAGCTGCATCTAACGTTCCTACTTCCAAGCAGAATGTACCCGTTAATAATCGAGCTAAAAGGAAATATGTTCCTACTGTGGGTAACGTGAACAGAGGTGTACCTAGAACCTCTGAAAGGACTAGTTCTGATTCTGGTGAGCCCCAAAGGACTAGTTCAGATTCTGCTGAACCCAGACGATCTAACCGGCGAATTCAACCAACTTCAAGG TTACTAGAGGGTTTGCAAAGTTCCCTCATAATCTCCAAAGTTCCTAGCGAGAAGGCTCCTAGGAGCAATTACAGAAGTGCTTCGTCGAGAG GGAGAGGTCATGGCTGA